The Desulfurobacteriaceae bacterium genome includes the window TTGGAAGTTTCGAAAACGGAAAGTTTAACCACTTTCCCTTTTACTAAAGTGGTTTCGTTAGGTTTTAAATAGGCTAAAGGAGTTATCGTTGTTCTATCCTCGTATCTAAAGGGTAAATAGTAAATTGCATCGAGGATAGTTTCTATTCCGAGTTTTTTAAGTCTATTTACAGTTGTCTTTTTTATTCCTTTGATTGTTGATATTGGCTGGAAGAAAGCCTTTATGGGATAAAGTTTTTTCCTTTTAAAGTCCGGAGTACCGCTGATAATTCTTTCCTTTTTTAACTCTCCGCTTTTTGCTTTTTCTATATCTTCAGGAGAAAACTTTAAAGTAATTACTTTGTGAACCTCTCGTAAAAAGGCTTTCTTTTGTTCGAGAGAAAAACTTTCGTACTTTTCAAGATACGAGATGACTTTTTCTATCCACTTTTTTCTCTTACTGTCAAGGTAAGGGTAAAGTTCTTTTAGAAGAGATCTTAAAATTTTGTGAGGATCTTTTACCCTATCTAAATACTTAAAGTCTTCACGGACAATGAGATTTAAGAGCTTCTTTATCCTTTCTAGCGTTTTCCTCATCTATTGTCCTTTATAATAGTTGGTATCATTTTATTTTAAAGGGTAGGAAGGAATGAGAAAAGCGATATACCTATTAGCCACTTTGCCAGTCCTATTTTCTTGTGTGACATCAACAACACAGAAAGATAAGATTGCTTTAAAACCTTCGCAAGAAGTTAAAAAAGCACAAAATTTCCTTTACTACTATATGGTTTATTTACAGGAAAAGAATAAGGGAAACTTGACCAAAGCTTATGAGAACCTTATTAAAGCGGTAGAGCTTTCTAATTACAAGGAAGAATTTCTTTTAGAAGCAGCAAAATTTTCGGCAAGTCTTAAAAAACTTGACGATGCAGAAAGGTTTGCCAGAAAGGTTTTAAAAGTAGATCCTAAAAACTCTCAAGCTTTAAAAATACTTGGGGAAATTTCTATTCTTAAAGGAAACAGAAAAGAAGCCAAAAAGTTTCTAAAAGAGGCCTTGGAGTTCTCAAAAGATAAAGATGTATACCTTATGCTTTCAAATCTTTACATAA containing:
- a CDS encoding tetratricopeptide repeat protein, with the protein product MRKAIYLLATLPVLFSCVTSTTQKDKIALKPSQEVKKAQNFLYYYMVYLQEKNKGNLTKAYENLIKAVELSNYKEEFLLEAAKFSASLKKLDDAERFARKVLKVDPKNSQALKILGEISILKGNRKEAKKFLKEALEFSKDKDVYLMLSNLYI